A part of Rhopalosiphum maidis isolate BTI-1 chromosome 3, ASM367621v3, whole genome shotgun sequence genomic DNA contains:
- the LOC113557385 gene encoding uncharacterized protein LOC113557385: MSTCISDDSNSINGIPVSQVNYFCTYCQDEISSFPCQSNTAYNSMIIFIRCAICDDFFLCLMCFSSGAEIGFHKNYHDYKLVTIFKSSTFSTKLLDALEEWISEDNEKYLGSKKLVDSWEDVASIVGSENPEDVKKEYYNTFVNGYFGQNVIKLVNKHIGYPQVVTLDQAVAMGCLENCPIYFPTRKYLKIPADREKKEDYEIIEENIKFNRYNNQDLTLQNKNILDSYQVQLLLQCVGEFGYGNWEDMCKQYNTIINMEYPRGKRTYLSAIKIKEEYVLRFIQNPILRGTWLPSSITRPQIPDRTKRIEGPRCDYEHVLKKQLPIEDLDIFFYPPSINDVDEYKYTIEEPKIETNESAESKRKCLVCTYCQDEFEVIGYRTDSHKFSNYKLITVYTCCSNKQTCENFYLCLVCFASGAEIGKHKNSHDYTLITEVKTYSSEAYFQGSNWTAIEELAFLYALEEWLCEHSDKYIDPLNSENCITDWDSVAQHIRSKTVNEAKSEFENLILNPRIWQLFKIYAHVEPLITYEDAVEMGCFKTSNKTSSIITDTEEESIENEKNTWNKSDLELLLDYTTIYGYGNWEKIAEEFNKTNFYEHIGKVNYFIIRTPEEIKKEYLLRYFEDPIRRGTWKPPSNKPLILDRTWSFKQPIKMKYPVVDYNLFAYTSYNNIADEFEYPYMNIAESSLDNVEDFETNIECFHSKHSMEKYNGTTKDVMDTKNTFKSKDLCMSTMLNIKKVKALISLERYNDVLWDRRIAKKCVHNYRLIEHFAMYKNKELPKIKPFSEQTFVERLVKMSRFMNIDVHRALIEGLKNEKLLRLRLIELKYYRIIGLTKLSDINKFNKLQKYRRQKKLSTLLHTEDQSDHKFQTFNEILKPSGSNENGYVQNT; this comes from the exons ATGTCAACTTGTATATCTGATGATTCAAATTCAATTAACG gtATTCCTGTATCACaagtgaattatttttgtacatattgtCAAGATGAAATCTCAAGTTTTCCATGTCAATCAAATACTGCTTATAattcaatgattatttttatccgtTGTGCAATTtgtgatgatttttttctttgtttaatG tgtttttccAGTGGAGCTGAAATAGGCTTCCATAAAAATTaccatgattataaattagtt acaatttttaaatcaagtaCTTTTTCAACAAAACTTTTGGATGCTTTAGAAGAATGGATTTCTGAAGacaacgaaaaatatttaggatCAAAAAAACTTGTGGATAGTTGGGAAGATGTTGCTAGTATAGTTGGATCTGAAAATCCTGAag atgtgaaaaaagaatattacaatactttTGTTAATGGATATTTTggtcaaaatgttattaaactagttaataaacatataggaTATCCCCAAGTTGTAACATTAGATCAAGCTGTTGCAATGGGCTGTTTAGAAAATTGTCCTATTTATTTCCCAACACGTAAA taccTAAAAATTCCAGCAGatagagaaaaaaaagaagattatgaaattatagaagaaaatattaaatttaatcgatataataatcag gatCTAACATtgcaaaataagaatatattagatagttaccaagtacaattattattacaatgtgtTGGAGAATTTGGCTATGGAAATTGGGAAGATAtgtgtaaacaatataatacaattataaacatgGAATATCCAAGAGGAAAACGCACATATTTATCagcaataa aaattaaagaAGAATATGTACTtcgttttattcaaaatccTATTTTGCGTGGAACTTGGTTACCGTCCTCAATTACAAGACCTCAAATACCTGATCGAACAAAACGTATTGAAGGACCTAGATGTGATTATgaacatgttttaaaaaaa cAACTTCCTATTGAAgatttggatatttttttttatccacccTCAATAAATGATGTAgatgaatacaaatatacaattgaagaaccaaaaattgaaacaaatgAATCAGCTGAATCCAAAA gaaagtGTTTAGTTTGTACATACTGTCAAGATGAATTTGAAGTTATAGGTTATCGGACAGACAgtcataaattttcaaattacaaattaattactgTATATACTTGTTGCTCAAATAAACAGACTTGTGAAAATTTTTATCTATGTCTAGTG TGTTTTGCGAGTGGAGCTGAAATtggaaaacataaaaatagtcATGATTATACTTTGATAACTGAAGTGAAA acttaTTCTAGTGAAGCTTATTTTCAAGGGTCCAATTGGACTGCTATAGAAGAATTagcatttttatatgctttaGAAGAATGGTTATGTGAGCACTCTGATAAATACATAGATCCATTAAAttctgaaaattgtattacagaTTGGGATTCTGTTGCTCAACATATTAGATCCAAAACAGTTAATG aagcaaaatcagaatttgaaaatttaattttaaatccaaGGATTTggcaactttttaaaatatatgcccATGTTGAACCATTAATCACATATGAAGATGCAGTTGAAATGGGATGTTTCAAAACTTCTAATAAAACTTCAAgt ataataacagATACAGAAGAAGAATCgatagaaaatgaaaaaaatacgtgGAATAAATCAGATTTAgagttattattagattatacgACTATATATGGTTATGGTAATTGGGAAAAAATTGCAGAAGAattcaataaaactaatttttatgaacatattggaaaagttaattattttataataagaactCCTGAAG aaataaaaaaggAATATTTACTTCGATACTTTGAAGATCCAATTAGGCGAGGAACTTGGAAACCACCATCAAATAAGCCATTAATTTTAGATCGTACATGGTCTTTTAAACAACCTATTAAAATGAAGTATCCTGTAgtggattataatttattcgcttatactagttataataacattgctgatgaatttgaatat cctTATATGAATATAGCTGAATCTTCTTTGGATAATGTGGAAGATTTTGAAACTAATATAGAATGTTTTCATTCAAAACATTctatggaaaaatataatggCACTACCAAAGATGTAATGGATACTAAAAATACCTTT AAATCAAAAGATCTATGTATGAGCACCAtgctcaatattaaaaaag TAAAAGCATTAATTTCTCTAGAACGGTATAATGATGTTTTATGGGATCGAAGAATAGCTAAAAAATGTGTTCACAATTATAGATTGATTGAACATTTTgcaatgtacaaaaataaagaattaccaaaaataaaaccatt ttctGAACAAACATTTGTGGAACGTTTAGTGAAAATGTCAagatttatgaatattgacGTTCATAGGGCCTTGATTGAAGGATTAAAGAACGAAAAACTGTTAAGACTGcgattaattgaattaaaatattataggataATAGGTTTAACAAAACTATCtgatatcaataaattcaataaattacaaaaatatagacGTCAAAAG aaactatcaACACTTCTTCATACTGAAGATCAATCGGatcataaatttcaaacatttaatgaaattctAAAACCATCAGGATCTAATGAAAATGg ttatgttcaaaatacatga
- the LOC113558875 gene encoding meiotic recombination protein SPO11 — translation MRIENIILNIVKNLYNNNKLVINLTKLSNWSTCVYDNKKHLMTKTLQFQTKRSRINNTIIIYLLSKIYKNLMTKNSCTTRELYYGDTILFKHSNTVRKALIDICCLLGTKSWELGITLSSSGLVAGNLMIYMSNGTSLDCSCTTEGLQIPQDILEIDNLESKAKYILIIEKNASFQKIINEGLLNTNKCTFIMITGKGFPDINTRLFVKQLSCKLNLPILALVDANPFGIEIMCVYRFGSNSMVHQNEMLCVPSIKWLGVYPTDIVSLNLPSITLTNLDQERLKSLLKRSYINSNHKLLQQVLMLHNLNRKSEIESLTTFTQTYLTEVYIKKKILTQDFI, via the exons atgcgaatagaaaatataattttaaatattgtcaagaatttatacaataataataaacttgtgataaatttaactaaactaTCAAATTG GTCTACTTgtgtttatgataataaaaaacatctgatgactaaaactttacaattTCAAACCAAACGAAGtcgaattaataatacaatcatcATTTACCTTTTGTCAAAgatctataaaaatttaatgacaaaAAACTCATGTACAACAAG agAATTATACTACGGAGATACAATTCTATTCAAACATAGTAATACTGTGAGGAAAGCGCTTATAGATATATGTTGTTTATTAGGTACAAAATCTTGGGAACTGGGTATTACATTATCTTCTAGTGGTTTAGTAGCAGGAAAtctaatgatttatatgtCTAATGGAACATCCCTTGATTGTTCTTGTACTACAGAAG gTTTACAAATACCTCaggatattttagaaatagacAACTTAGAATcaaaagcaaaatatattctaataattgaaaaaaatgcatcatttcaaaaaattattaatgaaggattgttgaatacaaataaatgcaCATTCATCATGATAACT ggtAAAGGATTTCCTGATATCAATACCAGGTTGTTTGTGAAACAGTTgtcttgtaaattaaatttaccaatATTAGCCTTAGTTGATGCAAATCCTTTTGGTATAGAAATAATGTGTGTTTACAGATTTGGCTCCAat tcCATGGTTCACCAAAATGAAATGCTTTGTGTGCCATCAATAAAGTGGCTAGGAGTTTATCCTACAGACATAGTATCACTAAATTTACCAAGTATTACTTTAACTAATTTGGATCAAGAAAGATTGAAATCTCTTTTAAAAAGATCATATATAAATTCCAATCATAAACTTTTGCAacag gtattaatGTTACACAATTTAAACAGAAAATCAGAAATTGAGTCATTGACAACATTCACTCAGACATATCTAACTgaggtttatattaaaaaaaaaattcttactcAAGACTTTATATAG